GCAAGGATAGAGCCTGCCCCCTGGCCGGTTCCGCCGCATTGGACGGGGTTTTGTATCTGCATGAAAAAGCTCCTTTCCTAATTTGTTCTTACATATAAATTAACTTTCGCCTCATATACATAGGTCTGCCCTGTATTCATAGATTGAAAAAAGGGGTTTGCCTCTGTTTCTGCCTTTATAAAGAAAAAGCCTTCTTCAAGGCATAAGTATCCCGGAGATGCTTTTTCAAAAAGCGCTGTAATGTCTAACGCGGCGTAATAGGCTTTCTTGCTTTCCTCGCTTTTTGTGAGGATTTTTAGGGAAATTTTGTTTACGGAAGCATTATCCATATATTTTTCAACGGGGCTGCTTTTGTCGAGAAGGATAGAGACTGCCTCTCTTTCAGAGGAAAGGGGGATGCTTTGCACCTTGGCATACAGGGAGAGGTTTTCTTCTATATAGTCGATTGCCTTATCTAATATATCCATAAGCCCTCCTTACTGCCTGCCGTTTACGGACTCGAAAAGCTCAAGCTCATAATGGTGGGGCTTTCCGCTTAATGTATTGGGGGTTACAACTCTTTCAATAACCATTTTCTTCCCGTTCAGTATAATCATGCCCTGTTCGGTAAACTCCATATTTTTAGGCAGAGAATAATTACAGTCATAAAAAAGCACTGCATTATGGCGGATATACTGGCTTCCGCCGGAAACGCTGTATTTGGAGCTGTGGCTTAGGGCAATGTTTGAAAGCTCTATTTCTTCCCCCCATGCCTTGCCGTCTCTTGTATCTTTTAAACAGGGGATATATTTTGCCTTTTGATTGAGTATCCTTTTGGGAATGGGCCTTATATGCATAATACCCTCCTTGAAATAAGCCCTGCCCGAAGAAGATGCCCAAGGGCAATGGGGGAAATTACGGATCCGGGTTCATTTACACTTAAAGAAAACCTGCCCATGGAAAAGCTGCCCTTAGAATTGGCGTCTAATAAGAAATCAAGACCGCCGTTCATATTTATAAATTCTATTTCCGCGCACAGAGCATATTTTACTTCCATAAGGCTTTTTTCTTTCTTTACAAGGCTTAAATCTGTCATTGTAATGTTTTCAAGGAGTTCTTTGCTTCTTTTATACAAGGGAATAAATTCCTCATGGTGAATAAAAGCCCCTGCATAGTCGTTTATATAAAAATTATAGGTGATTAAATCCATTGGATACCTCCTTATAAAAAACCGGAAGGCATTGCCTTCCGGTTTTTGCTGCATTTAAGCCTGAATGTTTACGAATACGCCGTCTTTTTTAGCCTCCGGTACAAATAAATCGTGATAGACCCTATACTGGGTTTTCCAGCCGTCTCCGTCCTGATTTACATTTGGGGAGAATATTTTAAGGCTGTCGGTTTTTGCCACTGCCATAGGGACGGATTTTTCAAGAATAATCCAGTTGATATTTTTAGCGTCCGCCGCCGGATAAAAGCCGAAGTCTCCCTCTCCTTCGGCAAAATCATACTTAGTTTTCATTCTTTGGGAAGGCACGGGAATAATAGGTGCACCGTTCAAGGTGTTTATCTCCATGGATAGGCCCCCCTGAGAAAAGCTTGATACATTTATGGAGCGGTTCAGCTCCCCTGAGAGCTCCAGCATTTCAAATATGGTATAAGGCATGGATATGACCATGTCTTTAAAGTCATATCCCGTTTTATCCTGTACGCTTCTTAAGTCCTTTAACAGATTTGAAAGAATATCCTCTTTCGTGGGGTTAAGGGTTCTTGTTTTTCCGTAGGTTTTTGCCATATTGTATATTTTTGAATAACGATAAGCATCAATTTCAGGGATTACATGCTGTGCCTGAAACTGGCTCATGATGGTTCCGGCTTCTACGAGATAGCCGCTTTCGTCTACGTCGTTTCTGTCGAAGTAAAACTGAATGCCTCTGTCCATTTTAAGCTCTTCGGACTGATACTCTGTCGTTACAAAACCGTGAGGGTAAAGGCCTTCGTCTCTGTTGTAATTGCCGAGGCCCGCCATAAAGACCTTAGGTATTTTTATATACCTTCCTCCGCTAAATTTAATCTGTGAAGCATTATCCTGCATCCAGCCGCTAGTGGACTTCTGAATAAGCTGAAGGTCAAGGGCCCTCATAAAAAGATGTGGATAGTCTATAGTGCCGTTCATATAAATACCTCCTGGAATTTAATAAATATAGTAAAATAGTTTTAAGATAGCAGCAAAAACCTATTTTTCATAAAGGGCTTATAGTAAATTTAAAATTAAACAGTAACAAAACCGTATATTCATGTAGGCTCAAAAATGTAATGTTTCTAAAGGAAATCAGTGTTTTTGAGCCTTTAATGAATAGGTTTTTATTCCTTTTTTATAAGAAATTTACTATAAATCTATAGAAATGTTTATATTAAGCCATTTAAAATACACGGTTTTTGTTCCTATAATTAAAGCTTTACGCCGAGAAGCCTTGCGATTTCTTCTTCAGGGCCTTTTGCCGCGCTGAACTCCTCCGATTGCCTGATGCCTGTTTTAATATTTTTGGAAACAGGATTTAAGAATTCGGATTTTTCAATGACTTTATTCAGGGCTTCTTCAAAGGTCCCGCCGCCTGATGAAAGCTTTTCGGCTTTAAATACGGCGTATTCGGCTTCATCTTCCGAAAGGCCCTTTTTATAAGCTAAATTTAGCTTTTTCAAGCTTTCCGCTTCTTTTTGATAGGCTAAGGCTTGGTTCTCCTTTTCCAAAAGCTCCTTTTGAAGGGTTTCCATCGAGGAGCTTTCGAAAGCCCCTTCATTTTCTTCCTCGCTGAAATAATTTAATCTTAGTTGATGCATAAGCGCCTCCTGTATTTTTAGTTCTTCATTTTTATTTGTCCATTCATTTCCTTTGTGAAGGCCAGGGCGGTATCCTTATCCATATTTCTTGTTTCTTCAAAGTATCTGGCATCGCTTATAAGGCCAGCGTTTCTTTCCGTAAGCGCATCTTCTTTGATTTTTCTGCTGTCTTCTATGATGGAATCGTCAAAGTATACGGAAATTCCCTTCCATGAAATATTTTTATTAAGGAAATGCATACCCATATAAATTACGGCCTTTGCCAAATCCATAAGAGCCTTTCGTAAGATGATTTCATCTTTTTTTATTTTTCTGAATAAGTCGCTGTTTTCGGATATGACTTCTGTGGCTGTTTTAAGCCCTGTTTTTTCAAAGGAATAAAAATGCCTTCCCAATCCGCATTTTGCGGAAAGAAGGCTTAAATTTGCATTGAGGGCAGAGATATGCTCCTCTATGCGAAGCTCCATATTGACTTCCTTTATAAGCTCACCGCTTTCCCTTAAGCCGCTTAATCCGTAAAAGCAGATGTCGTTTGTGTCAAACACGGGGGTGAGCTTTGTGCCGTCTTCTCCCATAGAGACCTGGGCCAGAGAGGAGTCTATAAATATTCTTTTCTTACCTAAGTCAAATTCATTTATGAAGCTGTCATAAATGGTGTCTATCCCTTGCAGAATATCCAAAGCACCGGAGAAGGCCGATATTCCCATAGGGGAGGGGCTTAGAATATTATTTGCCGTATTGGGCTTTATAATCTGGAAAAAGGGCAGAGGGCTTTTCGTATAGATGGTTTCGGAAATACCAAGAATATCTTCTACACTCTCTTCTATAAGCCTTCCTTTTTCATATTTCAGAAGATGGTTTTTTATTACGTATTCCCTGTCTTCCAGTAAATGCATATGAATGTAAATATACTTTTCTCCGTTCATATGCTTAAGGCTTGCAAAGGCGCATTGAGTGATATGATCTCCTTCCCAGCTTAGGGGATAGATATTTTTTCCGTTTACATAATCTATGATAATTTCACCGGAATTAAATATCTCAACAAAGGCACAGGTTCCCAGAGCGTTGGCCCTTTCAAGAAGCTGGTTTGAAAGGGTTTGGAAATTATTTTTATCCAGAACATCTTTAAGAAAATCCATGCTCTCCTCATGGGGAAGGCTCCATTCCACCTTTTCATTCAGCATCAGGTCGGCCTTGTCCTCACATATTTTTTTGGCCATGTTCAGGCTTCGCCTTCTCCGGTTAACCATTTTTATTCCGTTATATTGGCCGTAGCTGTGGAAATTATCCACATCTCCCGTATAATAGGCCTCCCAAAGCTCCATGGCTTTATAAAAGGACCTGTCTACGGTGCTAAAGCCTTGTTTCTCAAAAAATTCAAATATATCCTTCATTTATTCTCCTTTCAACCTTTAGGCAATGTTTTAAAAATTCAGGTTTGCTTATTTTCAAACATTGCCTGAGATTTTCTTGAAGCCCCCTATAATAAATTTCTTATAAACTTATTTACTGCAAACAAAAAATACGAATTCCCTCGGGAAACAGTACATTTTTAAGCCTGCGAAAATATACCGTCTTGTTACGGTTTAAATTTACTATAAAAGATACTTAGTCATATTCTCCTGAATATTTTCCGTGGCATATTCAAGGGCGTCGAGAGAATCTATATTTGAGGTGAAATTGTCAAGGCGCCTGTCCTCTTTTGCGTTATCGTCCCACAGGGCTTCTTCAAGAGCTTTAATGATGATTTTGCACTTACTTGATATAGTAAGTGCCCTTTTATTCATCAGAAGGCTGTAGAAACGGATTCTTCCGAGGACAGGGCCTTTCTTTGCCTTAAATATATGAATCGGTATGCCTTTTTTAAGGCAGGCTGTTCTCAGGCCGTTTATGAGAACAGGTTCGGCAGAGTCGCAGTAGGCCGAAACAATATTGCTGCATTTATTTTTTTCGTAGAAGGAAATAAAGCTGTCAAAAAGCGCCGAAGGGGTAATTTCCCCTTTAAAATACCATTCGTCAAGGACGGCTATTTTTGAATAATCTTTTGCAATCCCCGTCAAGATGAAGGCATGGGCGCTTTTGTTTCCTCCGAAGTCAACCCCGATTTGAGAAAACGCCGCAGGAGGTATTTCATCGGTTATAAATTCTTCCTTATGCTCTATAAATTCCCTGTAAATTACCCCTTGGGCCGCCACCCATTTTCCCAGAATGAACCTATCGTAAAAAACGCCGGAAAATTCTTTTTTAAGGGCCTCAATATATTCTTTTCCAAGGAACGTATTATCCTCAAGATAGAAATTATATAAAAGCATGTCAATTTCTTCTTTTCTTTTAATATAGCCTTCCATAAGCCAGTGGGAAGGGCTGTCGGGATTTGTGGTTGCAAAAAGCTTTGCGTTTTTCTTTGAAAGTCTCGTAAGAAGCATTTTAAAAAATTCCTCATCGAAAAGGGAAAGCTCGTCGCAGTAGGCCCCTGCTAACGTAAGCCCTCTTATTTTTCCTTCGGCGCGGGTATCGTGTACCCCTTCAAGGAGGATTCTCCTGCCGAAAAGCCAACCTTCTTTTTTGCTTATGGAATAGGTGAAGTTTTTCTGGCCTACAAGGTCCGAAAGAAGGTCAAGGCAGTTTCTTTTAAGGGTATTCAGGCTTTTTGCGGCCATGAGATAATTTTCTCCTTTAGGCATAGACGCTACCCAAAATGCCCATAGAACAAGGCTTATCCACGTTTTGCCGCTTCTTACGCTACCTTGAAGCAGATTAATTCTTTTAAGTCCGCCGTTTTTTAAAAGCTGTAAAAGGGCGCGCTGTTTTTCTGTATATACTGAGGCAATCACCTCCTTTGGAGACAAAAGACATTAAAATTTCTATTCAGGAAAGTCTTCAATCAGCTTAGGCAATTCTCCCAAATCCCCTTCCCTTTTATCCTCTAAGGATTTAACGTAATTTATTATTTCCTTAGAAGCGCTTAGCCTTGTGCTTTCGCTGGAAGCATATTTAGAGAGAAAATTCAAGGTTTCGGCAGCTTGGGGAACCCCTGATTTAATCAGGCTTTCAAAAAGAGCAGAATTCAGCGAAAGGCCTTTTTCAAGCTCTTTTATAAAGAGAGCGTCTGACGTAAGCCATTTATATAGAAGCTCTGAGGACGCGCCTGTCTCCTTTGATATTTCTTCAATTCCCATTCCGCCGTAAAGCATAAGCTTGAGGGCTTTTTTCTGAATAGAGCTTAACTTTTTTTCGGAGGAAATGCCTTTTTCTTCATTTCTTTTCAAAGTAATACCTCCTTTTGTTCAATGAAGTTGCAGTAAAAATAAATAGAATAATAAAAGCCGGACAGTTATAGTAAACTTCAGGTATAGTAAATTTAAAGTTAAATAGTAGCAAAACCGTATATTCACGAAGGCTTAAAAATGTACCGTTTCCGAAGGAAATCCGTGTTTTTGAGCCTGCCGGGAATAGGTTTTTGCTGCTTCTTTATGATAAATTTACTATAAATAGCAATAAAGACCGTATATTCACGCTTTCTTAAAAAACCGCTTTCCAGAGGAAAGCGGTGGGTATGCGCCTATAGTGAACAGGGCTTTATTCCTTTTCATGGGAGCTTTACCATAACATCTTGCAGTCAAAACTTCACAATCCAATATTATTATAAAAAAAGTCTCATTGAGTTTCATGTGTCAATAAATTCAGTTAAAATGCTCTATGGGCAATTTGTATTAGAATGAAAGAAAAACGGCCCGTTTGATGATATAATTAGCGAAATTAATCATTGTTTATATAAAAAACAGAGGATAAATACGCTTAAATTCATGAGAATGCTATATTTTGATAAAATGGTATAGTCCTGATGTTGGAAATCACGGACAAGGGTCCCTAATAAACGACACGATTATGCAAATTTAACAATTTATGAGCGCGACTATAAAAATGGGTATTTTAGATTTGCTTTTTAATGGATGAATATGGTTTACAGGGGGCAGAGGGGCTATATACTGCCCTTGACAGGCATAAGGCTGCAAGCTAAAATTGTAGGAAGCATTAACGGCCAGGCCTGAATTAAAGGCATAGAGGGCGTCTATATATGTGTAAGAATTATACATATTCATTAAGATAAGTCTGAAAAGTCAAAATCTTAAACTGGTTTGCTTATACTTAAAATCCGGTGATAGCCGGTGTTTAAAATCAACTACATAACAATATAGACAAGAGGAGAGCGATAAAAGATGAAAAAACCACTTTATATGATATTAGCCTTAATGCTTGCCCTCGGAACAGTATCCGGGTGCGGAAGCAGCGGCAAAATAGAAGAAAAGCCTTCGGAAGAAGTGAAGCAAGGCGCTGAAGCAAAGCCCTCAGAGGAAAGTAAGCCGGCAGAAGGCGAAAAGACCTCAGAAGGCATATTTAAAATAGGCGGAACAGGCCCTCTTACAGGCGGCGCTGCCATTTACGGAAACGCAGCTAAAAACGGCGCTCAAATAGCCGTTGACGAGATTAATGCCCTGGGCGGCATTCAGTTTGAGCTTAAATATGAAGACGACGAGCATGACGCGGAAAAGGCCGTAAATGCCTATAACAAGCTTAAGGACTGGGGAATGCAGTTATCTTTAGGCTCCGTTACAAGTACGCCTGCTGTTGCTGTAAGTTCTGAAACTTACACAGACCGTATCTTTGCTCTTACGCCTTCGGCTTCTGCAACGGCCGTTACAGAAGGAAAGGACAATATGTATCAGATGTGCTTTGCAGACCCGAACCAAGGCCTTGCATCAGCTCAGTATATTTACGATAAAGAGCTTGGCTCAAAAATAGCCATTATATATAAAAACGATGATGTATATTCAAAGGGCATATACGATACCTTTGTAAATCAGGCGTCAAGTCTCGGCCTTGAAATCGTTTCAACTACAACTTTTACAGAAGACAGCCAGACAGATTTCTCCGTTCAGCTGACAGATGCCAAAAATAACGGTGCGGACCTTGTTTTCCTTCCCCTTTACTATTCCCCCGTTTCTCTTATCCTTCAGCAGGCAAAGGCAATGGACTATGCACCTAAATATTTCGGCGTAGACGGAATGGACGGCATACTTACCCTTGATTCTTTCGATACTTCTTTAGCAGAAGGCGTAATGCTCCTCACTCCTTTCAATGCAGACGCTGAAGATGAAAGAACACAGAGCTTTGTAAAAAAATATAAGGAAGCCTACGGTGATGTGCCGAACCAGTTTGCCGCCGATGCATATGACTGTATCTATGCTTACAAAATGGCCATAGAGGCATCTGAAAGCACCCCGGAGATGACTGCTCAGGAGCTTTGCGAAGCTATGGTAAAAGTATTTCCTACTTTAACCTTCCAAGGGCTTACAGGAGAAGATATTGCTTGGGTAAGCTCAGGCGAAGTTTCAAAAGGACCTAAGGGTATGATGATACAAAACGGCGCTTATGTTGGCATGGACTAAACTTCTGCTGAAACTTTTACATAGCCGGCGAATCTTAAAAGTATCCTTTATAAATCAAGATTTATTTGATTTTAAGACAACCTGCCGATATTTTACTTATATGTGTAAATCTTAATTCACTATATATAGCAAAATAGTTTAATTACAGTAACAAAAATCATATATTTTGAATGGCTCAATATAAATTCTTCTATTACACTAAGCCGTTTATGAAAAATAGGTTTTTGTTGCTACCTTAAAGCTATTTTACTGTAGCATGGCTTACAGTATACTTGATTTTTATAAGCTTATGGCTATAGATATGGGCTGTCGGGTAAAACTCGGTAGCCCCTTTTGCTTATAGTCGATTTTAACTGAAACAGCAGTGCAGATTTCTGCTGTAGAGGGGTGATGTTGGGATACGCCTACATCAGCTCTCTGCTATTTCATAGGGGATTTACTATAAAATATATTTCATATGTTTTCCTTGAATTAACTCGTGTAGTTTCAAGTTAATTTACTTTATAGTAAATTTTTTGCAGGGGCAGAACAAAAACCGGTTTACCATAGGCTCAAAAGGAAGGATTTCTTTCGGAAAAAATATATTTTGAGAAAATGTGAAAAAGGGCGGTTTTTACTGTTTTATTTGAAATTTATAATGAACTTTGAAGAGCCTGAAACTTCGGTTCAAAGGTCTCTTTTGTATAATACAAACTAATTATAAAGGTGTGTTTGTAATGACTTTTTTATCTTATCTCATAAGCGGCCTGAGCCTTGGAAGCGTTTACGCCATTATAGCCCTTGGCTATACAATGGTTTACGGTATTGCCAAAATGCTGAACTTTGCCCACGGGGACGTTATTATGATAGGGGCTTACGTTTGCTTCTTCTCCGCTTCTAAGTGGAACCTTCCCCCTGTTTTGGGGGTTGTTATGGCGATGGTTGTTTGTACGGCTTTAGGCGTTATTATAGAGCGGACAGCTTATAAACCTTTAAGAAGTGCTCCCTCTCTTGCGGTTTTGATTACGGCTATCGGCGTAAGCTATTTCCTTCAGAATTCGGCCTTGCTTCTCTGGTCCTCAAATCCTAAGGTATTTACGCCTGTTGTGCCTGAAATGCCCATTAAGCTTTTCGACGGGCGGCTTTCCATATCTTTGATTGCAATCGTCACTATTGTTGCCTGTATTGTCATTATGGCTGCTTTAACATGGTTTACGGGAAAGACGAAAATGGGAAAGGCCATGCGTGCCTGTTCTGAGGATAAAGGGGCTGCCCAGCTGATGGGCATCAATGTAGACCTTACAATTTCCGTAACCTTTGCCATAGGCTCTGCTCTTGCGGCAATAGCAGGGGTGCTTCTCTGCTCGGCTTATCCTATGCTTACGCCAACCATAGGCTCCATGCCGGGAATTAAAGCCTTTACGGCAGCCGTCTTCGGAGGCATAGGCTCCATCCCAGGGGCGATGCTTGGAGGGATACTCCTTGGCATCATAGAAATATTCGGAAAAGGTTATATCTCTACCCAGCTTTCCGACGCCATCGTATTTGCTGTTCTTATTATAGTGCTCCTTGTAAAGCCTGCCGGTCTTTTAGGCAAGCAGGTTAACGAAAAGGTTTGAGGTGGACATGATGAAAAAAAGCACAAAAGCATCAATTTTAAGAAATTTATCCATATACGGTCCTGTTATAATAGCCTTTATTATACTTCAGACCCTTGTGAACGGAGGAAATTTAAGCTCTTCTTTAAAAGGTCAGCTTGTTCCCATATGCGCCTACATAGTCATGGCAGTTTCTTTGAATCTTACGGTGGGTATTTTAGGAGAGCTTTCTCTGGGCCACGCAGGCTTTATGAGCGTAGGGGCATTTTCAGGGGTAGTAGCCTGTATTGCTCTTGAAGGCCTTGTACCTTCAAACCCCTTAAGAATGTTTATATCCATGGCTGTAGGTACAGCCTTTGCAGGAATCGCAGGATTTCTTATTGGTATTCCTGTTTTAAGGCTGAAAGGGGACTATCTGGCAATCGTTACTTTAGCCTTCGGAGAAATCATTAAAAATATTATGAACTGCCTTTATGTAGGCGTAGACGCCAAAGGCCTTCATTTTAGCTTTCTTACAAGCGCAAAGGACCTTAATCTGATGGAAGGGGGCAAGGTAATTATAGACGGACCTATGGGAATTTCGGGAATACCGAAGCTTTCTACCTTTGTCATGGGATTTGCTCTTATTCTGGTTACCCTTTTTGTTGTCTTAAACCTTGTAAACAGCAGAGCCGGAAGGGCTATTATGGCCCTCAGGGATAACAGCATTGCCGCCGAAAGCGTCGGCATTCCTGTTACAAGATATAAAATGATGGCATTTGTCGTATCCTCCGCCCTTGCAGGAGGGGCAGGAACCCTTTTTGCTATGAATTATTCGACGATAATCGCTACAAAGTTCAGCTTCAATACCTCCATACTGATTCTTGTGTTTGTTGTTTTAGGAGGCCTTGGCAATATCCGGGGCTCCATCATTGCGGCGGCGGTCCTTACGGTGCTTCCTGAAATGCTCCGCCAGTTTAACGATTACCGTATGCTGATATATGCCATCGTTCTTATATTCGTCATGATAATGACAAACAATGAAAATATTAAAGGCTTTATTGAAGTAACAAAACTTAAATTAATGCCAAAAGCCAAGCAGAAAGCAAAGGGGGACAAGTAAATGAGCCAAAATAAACAGGAAACAAAGCTTGTGCCCATACCTTCTACAAATATAATCCCCGAAAGG
This is a stretch of genomic DNA from Anaeropeptidivorans aminofermentans. It encodes these proteins:
- a CDS encoding putative minor capsid protein codes for the protein MHIRPIPKRILNQKAKYIPCLKDTRDGKAWGEEIELSNIALSHSSKYSVSGGSQYIRHNAVLFYDCNYSLPKNMEFTEQGMIILNGKKMVIERVVTPNTLSGKPHHYELELFESVNGRQ
- a CDS encoding head-tail connector protein; this translates as MDLITYNFYINDYAGAFIHHEEFIPLYKRSKELLENITMTDLSLVKKEKSLMEVKYALCAEIEFINMNGGLDFLLDANSKGSFSMGRFSLSVNEPGSVISPIALGHLLRAGLISRRVLCI
- a CDS encoding phage portal protein codes for the protein MKDIFEFFEKQGFSTVDRSFYKAMELWEAYYTGDVDNFHSYGQYNGIKMVNRRRRSLNMAKKICEDKADLMLNEKVEWSLPHEESMDFLKDVLDKNNFQTLSNQLLERANALGTCAFVEIFNSGEIIIDYVNGKNIYPLSWEGDHITQCAFASLKHMNGEKYIYIHMHLLEDREYVIKNHLLKYEKGRLIEESVEDILGISETIYTKSPLPFFQIIKPNTANNILSPSPMGISAFSGALDILQGIDTIYDSFINEFDLGKKRIFIDSSLAQVSMGEDGTKLTPVFDTNDICFYGLSGLRESGELIKEVNMELRIEEHISALNANLSLLSAKCGLGRHFYSFEKTGLKTATEVISENSDLFRKIKKDEIILRKALMDLAKAVIYMGMHFLNKNISWKGISVYFDDSIIEDSRKIKEDALTERNAGLISDARYFEETRNMDKDTALAFTKEMNGQIKMKN
- a CDS encoding PBSX family phage terminase large subunit, whose translation is MSPKEVIASVYTEKQRALLQLLKNGGLKRINLLQGSVRSGKTWISLVLWAFWVASMPKGENYLMAAKSLNTLKRNCLDLLSDLVGQKNFTYSISKKEGWLFGRRILLEGVHDTRAEGKIRGLTLAGAYCDELSLFDEEFFKMLLTRLSKKNAKLFATTNPDSPSHWLMEGYIKRKEEIDMLLYNFYLEDNTFLGKEYIEALKKEFSGVFYDRFILGKWVAAQGVIYREFIEHKEEFITDEIPPAAFSQIGVDFGGNKSAHAFILTGIAKDYSKIAVLDEWYFKGEITPSALFDSFISFYEKNKCSNIVSAYCDSAEPVLINGLRTACLKKGIPIHIFKAKKGPVLGRIRFYSLLMNKRALTISSKCKIIIKALEEALWDDNAKEDRRLDNFTSNIDSLDALEYATENIQENMTKYLL
- a CDS encoding ABC transporter substrate-binding protein — encoded protein: MKKPLYMILALMLALGTVSGCGSSGKIEEKPSEEVKQGAEAKPSEESKPAEGEKTSEGIFKIGGTGPLTGGAAIYGNAAKNGAQIAVDEINALGGIQFELKYEDDEHDAEKAVNAYNKLKDWGMQLSLGSVTSTPAVAVSSETYTDRIFALTPSASATAVTEGKDNMYQMCFADPNQGLASAQYIYDKELGSKIAIIYKNDDVYSKGIYDTFVNQASSLGLEIVSTTTFTEDSQTDFSVQLTDAKNNGADLVFLPLYYSPVSLILQQAKAMDYAPKYFGVDGMDGILTLDSFDTSLAEGVMLLTPFNADAEDERTQSFVKKYKEAYGDVPNQFAADAYDCIYAYKMAIEASESTPEMTAQELCEAMVKVFPTLTFQGLTGEDIAWVSSGEVSKGPKGMMIQNGAYVGMD
- a CDS encoding branched-chain amino acid ABC transporter permease, producing MTFLSYLISGLSLGSVYAIIALGYTMVYGIAKMLNFAHGDVIMIGAYVCFFSASKWNLPPVLGVVMAMVVCTALGVIIERTAYKPLRSAPSLAVLITAIGVSYFLQNSALLLWSSNPKVFTPVVPEMPIKLFDGRLSISLIAIVTIVACIVIMAALTWFTGKTKMGKAMRACSEDKGAAQLMGINVDLTISVTFAIGSALAAIAGVLLCSAYPMLTPTIGSMPGIKAFTAAVFGGIGSIPGAMLGGILLGIIEIFGKGYISTQLSDAIVFAVLIIVLLVKPAGLLGKQVNEKV
- a CDS encoding branched-chain amino acid ABC transporter permease, producing the protein MKKSTKASILRNLSIYGPVIIAFIILQTLVNGGNLSSSLKGQLVPICAYIVMAVSLNLTVGILGELSLGHAGFMSVGAFSGVVACIALEGLVPSNPLRMFISMAVGTAFAGIAGFLIGIPVLRLKGDYLAIVTLAFGEIIKNIMNCLYVGVDAKGLHFSFLTSAKDLNLMEGGKVIIDGPMGISGIPKLSTFVMGFALILVTLFVVLNLVNSRAGRAIMALRDNSIAAESVGIPVTRYKMMAFVVSSALAGGAGTLFAMNYSTIIATKFSFNTSILILVFVVLGGLGNIRGSIIAAAVLTVLPEMLRQFNDYRMLIYAIVLIFVMIMTNNENIKGFIEVTKLKLMPKAKQKAKGDK